A single region of the Acidithiobacillus acidisediminis genome encodes:
- a CDS encoding CDGSH iron-sulfur domain-containing protein: MTNKPFCDGSHQRVGFDGTETADRRAYLDQAKRIPGPVMSLTDVESLCSAARFCDPNGQVWNLVLKTDHPTSQQHFVTQTCDCPSGRLVAWDDKTGEAVEKAFEPSIALIEDPDQHCSGPIWLRGYVQIYGVDGFAYELRNRVTLCRCGASKNKPFCDGSHIAIGFIDRL, translated from the coding sequence TTGACAAACAAACCTTTCTGTGACGGCTCGCATCAACGAGTGGGCTTTGACGGTACGGAAACGGCCGATCGCCGGGCCTATTTAGACCAAGCAAAGCGCATTCCGGGTCCGGTTATGTCGCTCACAGATGTCGAGAGCCTGTGCTCAGCCGCACGTTTTTGTGATCCCAATGGACAAGTCTGGAATCTCGTCTTAAAAACAGACCACCCAACGTCCCAGCAGCATTTCGTTACCCAGACGTGCGACTGTCCATCAGGTCGACTCGTCGCCTGGGACGACAAAACAGGCGAGGCTGTTGAGAAGGCCTTCGAGCCCTCTATTGCGCTGATTGAAGATCCTGACCAACACTGCTCTGGCCCAATCTGGCTCCGAGGCTACGTTCAGATCTATGGCGTCGATGGTTTCGCCTATGAACTCCGTAATCGCGTTACGCTATGCCGATGTGGTGCGTCCAAGAACAAGCCCTTCTGCGATGGCTCGCATATCGCCATTGGGTTTATTGATCGGCTCTAA
- a CDS encoding DNA topoisomerase 3 — translation MPTVIIAEKPSMARAIREGLGAQARNYEITNAFGHILEQAEPDAYLPDSVPKTAKGKKVWRMEDLPIMPAEWKKFPKRDAKDQLQKIGSLLKTADTVINAGDPDREGQLLIDEILEHFRYRGRVQRVWLKALDTENVRKAFAALESNEKYRPLRDAAEARSQSDWVVGMNLSRAVTVKSGDLFPLGRVQTPTLALVVRRDLAIEHFVPRDYFEVFAQCQHANGAFLAKWEPRGTDGPGFDEEGRLIDRKLADAIAAKASGPGRVSRFESREQKQAAPLPFSLSALQKVASARFGMSAQQVLDTCQALYEKKVTTYPRTDCRYLPEEQHSDAPRILRALPVPDAIKGMLDTGRKHAAWNNAKITAHNAIIPTGQSAAGLGGDEARLFELIWKSYVALFLPEYRYRSLSALVDLGGETWKATGRQDIDPGWKRLYGNISLDEEEGDDEARAPLPVLQTGDAVRGQGGQAQAKQTKPPARFTDGSLIEAMSNIHKFVEDPAAKAKLKETSGLGTEATRASTIEGLIQRQYLQKKGKQLISTAKGRALIAYLESQDLAEFADPATTARWEDLLSAVAEGRVPAEKLTAAVADTVRAAVARLKQGAALAAPAGGGKQNAATLPCPLCKGDATVRRLESKTKKGLFFWACSNQDAHPLLADDHGKPGEPFGTRQPDNRTYDKGPDCAHCHGTATQARATSTGKPYYRCPSCSAAFWPDRDDPLKLGTEWPKQEPASGSRTVRAGKPRKRA, via the coding sequence ATGCCAACCGTCATCATTGCCGAAAAGCCGTCCATGGCTCGCGCCATCCGCGAGGGTCTTGGGGCACAGGCCCGCAACTATGAGATCACCAACGCCTTTGGTCACATCCTGGAGCAGGCGGAACCCGACGCCTATCTGCCCGATTCTGTCCCCAAGACGGCCAAGGGCAAGAAGGTCTGGCGAATGGAGGACCTGCCGATCATGCCTGCCGAATGGAAGAAGTTTCCCAAGCGGGACGCGAAAGACCAGCTCCAGAAAATCGGGAGTCTCTTGAAGACGGCGGATACCGTCATCAACGCGGGAGACCCGGACCGGGAAGGGCAACTGCTGATCGACGAGATTCTGGAGCATTTCCGCTATCGCGGCCGCGTCCAGCGGGTGTGGCTCAAGGCCCTGGATACCGAGAATGTCCGCAAGGCCTTCGCCGCCCTGGAGTCCAACGAGAAATACCGGCCCCTGAGGGATGCCGCCGAGGCCCGCAGTCAATCCGACTGGGTGGTGGGCATGAACCTCTCCCGCGCGGTGACCGTCAAGTCCGGGGACCTTTTCCCTTTGGGCCGGGTGCAGACGCCCACCCTCGCTTTGGTGGTCCGGCGGGATCTGGCCATCGAGCATTTCGTTCCCCGCGACTACTTCGAGGTCTTTGCCCAGTGCCAGCACGCCAATGGAGCGTTTCTGGCGAAGTGGGAGCCCAGAGGGACGGACGGCCCAGGCTTTGATGAGGAAGGCCGGCTGATCGACCGGAAACTGGCCGATGCGATAGCCGCCAAGGCCAGCGGGCCGGGCCGGGTATCGCGTTTCGAGTCCCGGGAGCAGAAGCAGGCGGCACCGCTGCCTTTCAGCTTGTCGGCGCTCCAGAAGGTGGCCTCCGCCCGTTTCGGCATGTCCGCTCAGCAAGTGCTGGATACCTGTCAGGCGCTGTACGAGAAGAAGGTCACCACCTACCCGCGTACCGACTGCCGCTACTTGCCGGAAGAGCAGCACTCCGACGCGCCCAGAATCCTGCGGGCCTTGCCGGTTCCTGACGCGATCAAAGGAATGTTGGATACCGGTCGCAAGCACGCCGCGTGGAACAATGCCAAGATTACGGCACACAACGCCATCATTCCGACCGGCCAGAGTGCCGCGGGACTCGGCGGGGACGAGGCGAGGCTCTTTGAGCTGATCTGGAAGTCCTATGTGGCGCTGTTCCTGCCGGAGTACCGCTACCGGAGCCTGTCGGCCCTGGTGGATCTCGGGGGCGAGACCTGGAAGGCCACCGGCCGCCAGGATATCGACCCGGGCTGGAAGCGCCTCTATGGGAATATCTCCCTCGATGAGGAAGAAGGCGACGACGAAGCCAGGGCACCGCTCCCGGTCCTGCAAACCGGAGATGCGGTGCGTGGTCAAGGCGGGCAGGCGCAGGCAAAGCAGACCAAGCCGCCAGCACGGTTCACCGACGGCTCGTTGATCGAGGCCATGTCCAACATCCACAAGTTTGTGGAGGACCCGGCGGCGAAGGCGAAGCTCAAGGAGACCTCCGGTCTCGGGACGGAAGCCACCCGTGCCAGTACCATCGAAGGGCTCATTCAGCGGCAGTATCTCCAGAAGAAAGGTAAGCAGTTGATCTCCACGGCGAAGGGCCGCGCCCTCATCGCGTATCTGGAAAGCCAGGATCTGGCCGAGTTTGCGGATCCGGCGACGACGGCTCGTTGGGAAGATTTGCTCTCAGCCGTGGCCGAAGGCCGGGTTCCCGCCGAAAAGCTGACGGCGGCGGTTGCGGACACGGTGCGGGCCGCCGTGGCCAGGCTCAAACAGGGAGCGGCCCTGGCCGCCCCAGCAGGCGGCGGCAAGCAAAACGCCGCCACCCTCCCATGCCCCCTCTGCAAGGGCGACGCGACCGTCCGGCGTCTGGAGTCCAAGACGAAAAAGGGGCTTTTCTTCTGGGCCTGCTCCAACCAGGATGCCCACCCCTTGCTGGCCGACGACCACGGCAAGCCGGGGGAACCTTTTGGCACACGGCAACCAGATAACCGGACCTACGACAAGGGACCGGACTGTGCCCATTGCCATGGTACGGCCACCCAGGCGCGGGCCACGTCCACGGGCAAGCCCTATTACCGCTGCCCTTCCTGTAGCGCCGCCTTCTGGCCGGATCGGGACGATCCGTTGAAATTGGGAACCGAGTGGCCGAAGCAAGAGCCGGCTTCTGGGTCCCGAACGGTCCGGGCCGGCAAACCGAGGAAACGCGCATGA
- a CDS encoding antA/AntB antirepressor family protein produces the protein MPDAAQPLAATPLGYTTMELTAKEITMEKRISQNQDLEIARLLPIQTADLDQEALPTANARDLHSFLEAGKDFSTWIKDRIAKFGFIEGQDYVCIESLSSPNLGSSKSRAQRTIEYLLTLDMAKELAMVENNHKGREARRYFIACEKALRERPRKPSCGIPDFDPQEVERVSRMARLVESYARNFRAMGMGLPDRQEALLNAMWDHHGIDLRAFLPKERAAERGWETDRSGLRDPEAFLRALICAPLRRGPETTLVGHALYESAMCEDLASKHALALVGLAAKWRNGLPYLVVAVRSPELAEVLSGTLWHRNGSWREPLRALPGVEKRAAAFPDRIVKTYFVPWEAIPLRSLTG, from the coding sequence ATGCCGGACGCCGCGCAGCCCCTGGCCGCAACGCCTCTTGGCTATACCACCATGGAACTCACAGCCAAGGAGATCACCATGGAAAAGCGCATTTCCCAGAACCAGGACCTGGAAATAGCCCGTTTGCTGCCCATCCAGACTGCGGATCTGGACCAGGAAGCCCTCCCGACCGCCAATGCCCGCGATCTGCACAGCTTTTTGGAGGCGGGCAAGGACTTTTCGACCTGGATCAAGGACCGTATTGCCAAGTTCGGATTCATCGAAGGGCAAGACTATGTTTGTATTGAAAGTTTGAGCTCCCCAAATTTGGGGAGCTCAAAATCCCGCGCCCAGCGCACCATCGAGTACCTGCTCACCCTCGACATGGCCAAGGAGCTGGCCATGGTCGAGAACAACCACAAGGGCCGGGAAGCCCGGAGGTACTTCATCGCCTGCGAGAAGGCGTTGCGGGAGCGGCCCCGCAAGCCCTCCTGTGGAATTCCCGACTTCGACCCCCAGGAAGTAGAGCGGGTAAGCCGGATGGCCCGGCTCGTTGAATCCTATGCCCGGAACTTCCGGGCCATGGGGATGGGCTTGCCCGACCGGCAGGAAGCCCTCCTCAACGCCATGTGGGACCATCACGGGATAGATCTGCGGGCGTTTCTGCCGAAGGAGCGCGCTGCTGAGCGGGGTTGGGAAACTGACCGATCCGGGCTCCGAGATCCGGAGGCCTTCCTGAGAGCGTTGATCTGTGCCCCGTTGCGGAGAGGTCCAGAGACGACGCTGGTAGGCCATGCCTTGTATGAATCGGCTATGTGTGAGGATCTTGCCAGTAAACACGCCCTTGCCCTTGTGGGTCTGGCCGCAAAGTGGCGAAACGGCCTCCCCTACCTTGTGGTGGCGGTACGCAGTCCTGAACTTGCTGAGGTGCTCAGCGGTACCCTCTGGCATCGCAACGGATCCTGGCGGGAACCGTTGCGAGCGTTGCCCGGTGTGGAGAAACGCGCAGCGGCTTTCCCGGATCGCATCGTCAAGACGTATTTCGTCCCTTGGGAGGCCATCCCTTTGCGTTCGCTGACCGGATAG
- a CDS encoding DUF3854 domain-containing protein, translated as MYINLAQVTEMVEKQTLQNLAEADLARSGLTLADVRGAQVLDHVAARAALRRDREQRIHAEGAYSIPYYALKGAPMADQDVPFLRLRLLGAHDGETPRYLAPSGSGSHVYVPSQFLDALPHASAGVAVLTEGEKKAIAGCKAGIPTLALPGIRMFRNPLGKDEEARRGLLPELADLLHRLVEDYGLHTLIVLLDSDGRPLKKSEVPLERIDSYTGLNGGRYVLNADVYFAALQAAKLIRGTITGLRVSAGWVTPAQEGKGKSRTLRHRGLDDLLVDAGEDAGQAYSALIAPLVERATNTDATARDGGYLPLGMSSDSHAVVLWSRPQDNLMTVSLSALTQQPMLVAIMGRGYFESHYGDLDAHGNPRFDAARAGREITDACITRGVFSEESRVRGCGVWHDPDLGGLVIVRRDGALDATGQPVERLAEDRRNIYTAQGKNQPPSYVRAGEAEYDQVLRRILGDFGTWNFRYRSSALLVLGWALSTVFLGALEARPSIWLISPRGSGKSTLLDYLNHALGGYAWFTDMGKESTPAGIRQALESSSSPCILDELEREATSQSASAAQNAAGMLSLMRSAYSARGDVRKGTSDQKGRSFRIATSFALGSISDPTLEPADASRIVRIYLRPLITRSRQPAVLSLNEARILFWGTIQRWDRFRKALDALKSEWPHLSPGGDAREADTFGTLIAAAWTAGAMPGVPMQDMAKAVMYDHAEQVTEAREQASEAEMFLQALCSAILTIEETVSTENGDDRVQRVTDTVGETIARVLRKPTPDPDDEKALAMAGMAVKTTGDSPCLAVAVRNPGLANLLRGTRWHADGSWGSALREVPGVEKKVAWLRGTSVKVYLIPVAALPIVLDADSGEAPHPRHPVASLLM; from the coding sequence ATGTACATAAACCTTGCGCAGGTGACAGAGATGGTCGAAAAGCAAACGCTGCAAAATCTCGCGGAGGCCGACCTTGCGCGGTCGGGCCTGACGCTGGCCGATGTTCGGGGGGCGCAGGTCCTGGATCATGTCGCGGCCCGGGCCGCTCTGCGACGGGACCGGGAGCAACGCATCCACGCCGAAGGCGCGTACAGCATCCCGTACTACGCTCTGAAGGGAGCGCCGATGGCCGATCAGGATGTCCCTTTTTTGCGGCTGCGCCTGCTGGGGGCCCACGATGGGGAAACGCCCCGCTATCTGGCCCCCTCGGGGTCAGGCTCACACGTCTATGTTCCGTCTCAATTCCTGGATGCCCTGCCCCACGCCTCTGCGGGGGTCGCCGTGCTCACCGAAGGGGAGAAAAAAGCCATCGCCGGGTGCAAGGCCGGCATCCCGACCCTGGCCCTGCCCGGCATCCGCATGTTCCGGAACCCGCTTGGAAAAGACGAGGAAGCAAGACGGGGCCTGCTCCCCGAGCTGGCCGACCTGCTGCACCGGTTGGTGGAAGACTACGGGCTCCACACCCTGATTGTCCTCCTCGACTCCGACGGCAGGCCCCTCAAGAAATCCGAAGTCCCGCTGGAACGGATCGACAGCTATACCGGATTGAACGGCGGGCGATATGTCCTCAACGCCGACGTGTACTTCGCCGCGCTTCAGGCGGCGAAGCTCATCCGGGGGACTATCACGGGATTGCGGGTATCCGCCGGATGGGTGACCCCGGCCCAGGAAGGCAAAGGGAAGTCCCGCACGCTCCGCCATCGAGGCCTCGACGACCTGCTAGTCGATGCGGGAGAAGACGCCGGCCAGGCGTACTCTGCCCTGATTGCTCCACTGGTGGAGCGGGCCACCAACACGGATGCCACGGCGCGGGACGGAGGATACCTGCCGCTGGGCATGAGCAGCGATAGCCACGCGGTTGTGCTTTGGTCGCGGCCGCAAGACAACCTCATGACGGTTTCCCTCTCGGCCCTGACGCAGCAGCCCATGCTGGTGGCCATCATGGGCAGGGGGTATTTCGAGAGCCACTATGGGGACCTGGACGCGCACGGCAATCCCCGCTTCGACGCAGCCCGCGCCGGGCGGGAGATCACCGACGCCTGCATCACCCGGGGAGTTTTTTCGGAAGAAAGCCGGGTGCGGGGTTGCGGGGTCTGGCACGATCCGGACCTGGGTGGTCTGGTCATCGTCCGCCGGGACGGGGCGCTCGACGCCACAGGCCAGCCGGTGGAGCGGCTGGCGGAGGACCGGCGCAACATTTACACGGCCCAGGGCAAGAATCAGCCACCGTCCTACGTCCGGGCGGGCGAGGCGGAATACGACCAGGTGCTTCGCCGAATCCTGGGGGATTTCGGCACCTGGAATTTCCGCTACCGGAGTTCCGCCCTCCTGGTCCTTGGCTGGGCCTTGTCCACGGTGTTTCTGGGAGCCCTGGAAGCCCGGCCGAGCATCTGGCTGATCTCGCCCAGAGGCTCCGGCAAATCCACCTTGCTGGATTATCTGAACCACGCTCTGGGCGGCTACGCCTGGTTCACCGACATGGGCAAGGAATCCACCCCCGCCGGCATCCGGCAGGCGCTGGAGAGCAGTTCTTCCCCGTGCATCCTCGATGAGCTGGAGCGGGAGGCAACCAGCCAATCCGCGAGTGCGGCGCAGAACGCGGCCGGGATGCTCTCCCTCATGCGCTCGGCCTACAGCGCCCGCGGCGACGTGCGCAAGGGCACGTCCGACCAGAAAGGGCGCAGCTTCCGTATCGCCACAAGTTTTGCCCTGGGGTCCATATCGGACCCCACGCTCGAACCGGCGGACGCCAGCCGCATCGTCCGGATCTACCTGAGACCCCTCATCACCCGGTCCAGGCAACCAGCGGTTCTGTCCCTGAATGAGGCCCGGATACTCTTCTGGGGAACGATCCAGCGCTGGGACCGCTTCAGGAAGGCCCTGGACGCCTTGAAATCGGAGTGGCCCCATCTCTCCCCCGGGGGAGATGCCCGCGAGGCGGACACCTTCGGAACGCTCATCGCCGCCGCATGGACGGCTGGAGCCATGCCGGGAGTGCCCATGCAGGACATGGCGAAGGCCGTCATGTACGACCACGCCGAACAGGTGACCGAAGCCCGGGAGCAGGCCAGCGAGGCCGAAATGTTTCTGCAGGCGCTCTGCTCGGCGATCCTGACCATCGAAGAGACCGTCAGCACCGAAAACGGTGACGACCGGGTACAGCGGGTCACCGATACGGTGGGGGAGACCATCGCCCGTGTGCTGCGAAAGCCCACCCCGGACCCCGATGACGAAAAAGCCCTTGCGATGGCGGGAATGGCCGTCAAGACGACGGGAGATAGTCCATGTTTGGCTGTGGCGGTGCGCAACCCGGGCCTGGCCAATTTGCTTCGCGGGACCCGATGGCACGCGGACGGATCCTGGGGGTCGGCGCTTCGGGAAGTGCCCGGCGTAGAGAAAAAAGTCGCGTGGCTACGAGGGACATCGGTGAAGGTGTATCTCATACCGGTAGCGGCCTTGCCGATCGTGTTGGATGCAGATTCGGGGGAGGCCCCACATCCCAGACATCCGGTGGCCAGTCTCCTGATGTAG
- a CDS encoding 1-acyl-sn-glycerol-3-phosphate acyltransferase codes for MSGLLILARPHTSLLDGPRLAWWLTHAVGMRGALFPIDPDYARHPVWSRLLRTYGRMAGGHRMIALDSESPFGLRTLARALRGGNAVALFPQGTGLREGPDRPDRPGAQWLIRQTCPDVLAVRAGPRGFVAEKGEERHAPGIEFSL; via the coding sequence ATGAGCGGTCTGCTGATCCTCGCCCGTCCCCATACCTCGCTGCTGGATGGACCCCGGCTGGCCTGGTGGTTGACCCATGCCGTCGGGATGCGCGGGGCGCTGTTCCCCATCGATCCCGATTACGCCCGCCACCCTGTCTGGTCCCGCTTGCTGCGGACTTACGGGCGCATGGCGGGGGGACACCGGATGATAGCCCTAGATTCGGAAAGCCCCTTCGGTTTGCGGACCCTGGCAAGGGCTTTGCGGGGCGGAAACGCCGTGGCGCTCTTTCCGCAGGGAACCGGACTTCGGGAGGGACCGGATCGCCCGGACCGCCCGGGCGCCCAATGGCTCATCCGCCAGACCTGCCCCGATGTCCTCGCAGTGCGTGCCGGGCCAAGGGGTTTTGTCGCGGAGAAAGGAGAGGAGCGCCATGCGCCGGGTATCGAATTTAGCCTTTAA
- a CDS encoding IS5 family transposase — protein sequence MSGQITFAEEPSLSRRRKQTKRERFLAEMDAVVPWARLVALIEPHYPKGGSGRKPMPLERMLRIHFLQQWFGYSDPGMEEALYEVPLLRQFVGIDLGRDFVPDETTILKFRRLLERHALAQAIFAEVQSVLQEKGLLLQEGKTVDATLIHAPSSTKNRDRKRDPEMSSTKKGNQWYFGMKAHVATDLQGIVQAVDFTAAKVPDHQRLEGLLTGEESVVLADRGYDYPQVHDTLVARGIRNAVARRRYPGQKTGLAALKRYNRAIARIRARGEHAFRVLKCQFGYQRTRYRGLAKNGAQLTTLFALANLYMLRRYLLAA from the coding sequence ATGTCCGGACAGATAACCTTTGCCGAGGAGCCCAGCCTGTCGCGACGCCGCAAGCAGACCAAGCGAGAACGCTTTCTGGCCGAGATGGATGCCGTGGTTCCCTGGGCCAGGCTTGTGGCCTTGATCGAGCCGCACTACCCCAAGGGGGGCAGCGGCCGCAAACCTATGCCTTTGGAGCGGATGCTGCGGATCCACTTTCTCCAGCAATGGTTCGGCTACTCCGATCCGGGGATGGAAGAGGCCCTGTACGAGGTTCCTCTGCTCCGTCAATTCGTCGGTATCGACTTGGGTCGGGACTTCGTTCCCGATGAGACCACGATCCTGAAGTTCCGCCGCTTACTGGAGCGCCATGCGCTTGCCCAGGCCATCTTTGCCGAGGTGCAGTCCGTGTTGCAGGAGAAAGGGCTCTTGCTGCAGGAAGGCAAGACCGTGGATGCCACCTTGATTCACGCCCCGAGCTCCACCAAGAACCGAGACCGCAAGCGGGATCCAGAGATGAGTTCCACCAAGAAAGGGAATCAGTGGTATTTCGGGATGAAGGCGCATGTGGCAACGGATCTCCAAGGTATCGTACAGGCGGTGGACTTCACGGCGGCCAAGGTACCGGATCATCAGCGGCTGGAGGGGCTCCTTACCGGAGAGGAGTCGGTGGTCCTCGCTGACCGGGGCTATGACTATCCCCAGGTGCATGACACGCTGGTGGCCCGAGGCATACGGAACGCGGTAGCGCGGCGACGCTATCCTGGGCAGAAAACCGGCTTGGCGGCCCTCAAGCGCTACAACCGCGCCATTGCCCGGATCCGTGCCCGGGGAGAACACGCCTTCCGGGTGCTGAAGTGCCAATTCGGTTATCAGCGAACCAGATATCGGGGTCTGGCCAAGAACGGTGCTCAACTGACCACGCTCTTTGCCTTGGCCAATCTGTACATGCTGAGGAGATATCTCCTGGCCGCGTAG
- a CDS encoding DUF3363 domain-containing protein has protein sequence MSEKRSDTSVSGKSFVRGRTIEEEERRGRPQAARVLRRITAERRALPRSMTGAKAVSGILSGRRALKPAPSGAPNAGAARRATVKVNYVPNRKQGQWAAHGSYLEREDAQKDGEKGHGFDAKQDKVSLASRLQDWQLAGDPRLFKVILAPEDGDRLDLREYTRDYMARLAPHLTGHPEKVEWAAIDHYNTGHPHVHLLIRGNNGLQIAPDLIRKGMRDLASEVATERLGYRSPAEVQRAKEQQIDARKLTPLDREIERQAKPLPDGMSFLAEVVRKPRDRGYADQRLRMRRLESLERLGLAQKIASSTWALEAGWTKALRELEILQTRTKMVAHARALMTEPRCPPQVTRLRPGERLVGRVLGTGLDEQYDRSYILIEGTDYRAHIVYQNAAIEKARASQDLQLRHLVAIEGKSFERDGKTISYSAVEDYGLTIPDRPGPVRIPEKALDDALNAGMEPAQEASTGFQRYWHEQLLDRQRQKAQEKQRAEREKQKQERESRKAGPDRNDVELE, from the coding sequence GTGAGCGAGAAGCGATCTGATACGTCGGTATCGGGCAAATCCTTCGTTCGCGGCCGTACCATCGAGGAAGAGGAACGGCGCGGCCGGCCTCAGGCGGCCCGCGTCCTGCGCCGGATCACGGCGGAGCGGCGGGCGCTGCCCCGATCGATGACCGGGGCAAAGGCGGTATCGGGCATCCTGTCTGGCCGCCGAGCGCTCAAGCCCGCGCCGAGCGGTGCGCCGAATGCCGGAGCCGCCCGACGGGCGACGGTGAAGGTCAACTACGTTCCCAACCGCAAGCAGGGACAGTGGGCGGCCCATGGGAGTTATCTGGAGCGTGAGGATGCCCAGAAAGATGGCGAGAAGGGGCATGGCTTCGATGCCAAGCAGGATAAGGTTTCGCTTGCATCCCGGTTGCAAGACTGGCAGTTGGCTGGTGATCCCCGATTGTTCAAGGTCATTCTGGCCCCGGAAGACGGCGACCGGCTGGACTTGCGGGAGTACACCCGCGACTACATGGCCCGGCTGGCTCCGCACCTGACCGGGCACCCGGAAAAGGTCGAGTGGGCCGCCATTGATCACTACAATACCGGGCATCCGCACGTGCATCTGCTGATCCGCGGCAATAACGGCTTGCAGATCGCCCCGGACCTGATCCGGAAGGGGATGCGCGATCTGGCGTCGGAGGTGGCTACCGAGCGTCTGGGCTATCGCTCCCCCGCCGAGGTCCAGCGGGCAAAAGAGCAGCAGATAGATGCCCGCAAACTGACGCCACTGGACCGGGAGATCGAACGGCAGGCTAAGCCCTTGCCCGATGGGATGTCTTTTCTTGCCGAGGTGGTCCGGAAACCCCGAGACCGGGGTTACGCCGACCAGCGACTGCGGATGCGGCGGCTGGAGTCCCTGGAGCGGCTGGGGCTGGCCCAGAAGATCGCTTCCTCCACCTGGGCGCTGGAGGCGGGCTGGACCAAGGCGTTGCGGGAACTGGAAATCCTGCAGACCCGCACGAAGATGGTCGCCCATGCCCGCGCCCTCATGACCGAACCCCGCTGTCCGCCCCAGGTGACCAGGCTCCGGCCGGGGGAACGCCTGGTAGGCCGGGTGCTGGGCACCGGCCTGGACGAGCAGTACGACCGCAGCTACATCCTCATCGAGGGCACCGACTATCGGGCGCACATCGTCTATCAGAACGCGGCCATCGAGAAAGCCCGTGCGTCCCAGGACCTGCAACTGCGGCATCTGGTCGCCATCGAGGGCAAGTCCTTCGAGAGGGACGGCAAGACCATCTCCTACTCCGCCGTCGAGGACTATGGGCTGACGATCCCAGATAGGCCGGGCCCGGTGCGTATCCCGGAAAAGGCTCTGGACGACGCGCTGAATGCCGGGATGGAACCCGCCCAGGAAGCGAGCACCGGCTTCCAGCGGTACTGGCACGAACAACTTCTGGATCGGCAGCGTCAGAAGGCGCAAGAGAAGCAGAGGGCAGAGCGGGAGAAGCAGAAGCAAGAACGGGAATCCAGGAAGGCTGGACCGGACCGCAACGATGTTGAACTGGAGTGA